Proteins from one Falco cherrug isolate bFalChe1 chromosome 7, bFalChe1.pri, whole genome shotgun sequence genomic window:
- the LOC129736461 gene encoding uncharacterized protein LOC129736461, with protein MFPRLPIQLPSVEWGFLIAFCLSVCLFGCLDFFASVRMLVLPVAETAGPFSELDVCTFSYRLSNEKKKKIYFLLIYYNGTKTTKLQTYEAFLLEFSVVGVVKETGDMSFQIICFALESSLCPQTVVMHRLVYDDKSSWDIGPNRLWLTTEITCSCLEYTMFIEINIQCKFLILFFLSLVSSVSVAMSWHLLGTHTSLSTASERKVHSSLLTSKGRDQGAKPPLCAFAGQSVQTTVHFTACPVTLAGCEAGRWEGKEMGAGKGVSQGADTSKGCIWGSQRWGTISRLNQKSCSLAHKTFSSLNRVNTE; from the coding sequence ATGTTTCCACGTTTGCCTATACAACTGCCATCGGTAGAGTGGGGGTTTTTGATTgcattttgtttgtctgtttgtttgtttggatgtttggatttttttgcctctgttcGAATGCTTGTTTTACCTGTCGCCGAAACAGCTGGTCCTTTTTCGGAGTTAGATGTTTGTACATTTTCTTATAGActttccaatgaaaaaaaaaaaaagatatattttctattaatttattACAATGGCACTAAGACAACTAAATTGCAGACATATGAAGCATTTTTACTGGAGTTTAGCGTTGTTGGGGTTGTTAAGGAGACTGGCGATATGTCTTTTCAGATAATCTGCTTTGCACTTGAAAGCTCTCTGTGTCCGCAGACCGTGGTAATGCATCGACTGGTTTATGATGACAAGAGCTCTTGGGACATTGGTCCCAACAGATTGTGGCTTACAACTGAGATAACATGTAGTTGTTTGGAGTACACAATGTTTATCGAAATAAATATTCAATgcaaatttcttattttattttttttgtctcttgtcTCTTCAGTGTCTGTAGCAATGAGCTGGCATTTGCTGGGGACACACACGAGCCTTAGTACAGCATCTGAGAGAAAGGTACACAGCTCCCTACTTACTTCAAAAGGCAGAGACCAAGGGGCCAAACCACCCCTGTGTGCGTTTGCTGGCCAGTCTGTGCAGACCACAGTACATTTCACTGCCTGCCCAGTCACCCTTGCAGGCTGTGAGGCAGGGagatgggaagggaaggagatggGAGCGGGAAAGGGGGTGTCACAGGGGGCAGACACAAGCAAGGGCTGTATTTGGGGCAGCCAAAGGTGGGGGACTATTAGCAGATTAAACCAAAAATCTTGTTCCCTTGctcacaaaactttttcttcattgaatAGGGTGAACACGGAGTAA